Proteins from a single region of Salipiger sp. H15:
- a CDS encoding [protein-PII] uridylyltransferase translates to MTLPHPVSPAPVTDTSDLLPDDLIAPATEIFDLAGLRARVFAALPEEGGESAVRATVVKILAEAGKQGRETIARAFAGQPHNAFPVTHAYTWVTDGLVRICFDVATRFLHPNPNPTKGERLSVLAVGGYGRGEMAPFSDVDLLFLTPHKITAWAESVIESMLYMLWDLKLKVGHSSRTVKDCLRLGAEDFTIRTAMLEHRFLTGHKPLADELEDRLWSDLFKGTERAFVAAKLEERSERHRKHGLRYVVEPNVKEGKGGLRDLQSLYWITKYIHHTDDTEDLVRLGVFRPEEYRTFYRAEEFLWATRCHLHLAAGRAVEQLTFDMQVEVASRMGYTDRGGRRAVEWFMQDYFRHATAVGDLTRIFLTSLESEQQKDAPLLLRMFKRGPNVKDGYEVVHNRLAIVDPIAFLSDKINLLRFFEEGLRTGLLLHPDAMRLVKANLHLIDEDMRQDREAQRIFMDLLLKHGNPERSLRRMNELGVLAAFIPEFEPIVAMMQFNMYHSYTVDEHTIQCIGNLSQIEHGDLVEDLPVASSILREGVNRKVLYTALLLHDIGKGRDEDHAVLGAQIARKVAPRLGLSKQESATVEWLVRYHLLMSDMAQKRDIADPRTVRDFAKAVQTRERLDLLTVLTVCDIRGVGPDVWNNWKAALLRALYRQTRRGLEDGMEALNRENRGNEAKKALREALSDWDAKELRTETGRHYESYWQGLHVTAHEVFARLLRDIKDDEIKIDIHPDEDRDATRACFALQDHPGIFARLAGALSLVGANVVDARTFTSKDGYATAAFWIQDAEGSPYEEARLPRLRDMIRKTLMGEVRPREAIEQRGPLKKREQAFKVPTSISFDNEGSDIYTIIEVDTRDRPGLLYDLTRTLSESHVYIVSAVIATYGEQVVDTFYVKDMFGLKYFTPSKQKMLERKLRAAIAAGAQRAGV, encoded by the coding sequence TTGACCCTGCCCCATCCAGTTTCTCCGGCGCCGGTTACTGACACGTCCGATCTCCTGCCGGACGACCTGATCGCCCCGGCAACCGAGATCTTCGACCTCGCGGGCCTGCGCGCCCGCGTCTTCGCCGCCCTTCCCGAGGAGGGCGGCGAAAGCGCCGTCCGCGCCACCGTGGTGAAGATCCTCGCCGAGGCCGGCAAGCAGGGGCGCGAGACCATCGCCCGGGCCTTCGCCGGGCAGCCGCACAACGCCTTTCCGGTCACCCATGCCTACACCTGGGTCACCGACGGGCTGGTGCGCATCTGCTTCGACGTCGCCACGCGCTTCCTGCACCCCAACCCCAACCCGACCAAGGGCGAACGGCTCTCGGTGCTGGCTGTGGGCGGCTACGGGCGCGGCGAGATGGCGCCCTTCTCCGACGTCGACCTGCTCTTCCTGACCCCGCACAAGATCACCGCCTGGGCCGAGAGCGTCATCGAGTCGATGCTCTACATGCTCTGGGATCTGAAGCTGAAGGTCGGGCATTCCTCGCGCACGGTGAAGGACTGCCTGCGGCTCGGCGCCGAGGATTTCACCATCCGCACGGCGATGCTCGAGCACCGTTTCCTCACCGGCCACAAGCCGCTGGCGGACGAGCTCGAGGACCGGCTCTGGAGCGATCTCTTCAAGGGCACCGAGCGCGCCTTCGTCGCCGCCAAGCTCGAGGAGCGCTCCGAGCGGCACCGCAAGCACGGTCTGCGCTACGTGGTCGAGCCCAACGTCAAGGAGGGCAAGGGCGGGCTGCGCGACCTGCAGTCGCTCTACTGGATCACCAAGTACATCCACCACACCGACGACACCGAGGACCTGGTGCGGCTCGGCGTTTTCCGCCCCGAGGAATACCGCACCTTCTACCGCGCCGAGGAGTTCCTCTGGGCGACGCGCTGCCACCTGCACCTCGCCGCGGGCCGCGCGGTCGAGCAGCTGACCTTCGACATGCAGGTCGAGGTGGCAAGCCGCATGGGCTACACCGACCGCGGCGGCCGCCGCGCGGTGGAATGGTTCATGCAGGACTATTTCCGCCATGCGACCGCGGTGGGCGATTTGACCCGCATCTTCCTCACCTCTCTGGAATCCGAGCAGCAGAAGGACGCGCCGCTCTTGCTGCGCATGTTCAAGCGCGGACCCAACGTGAAGGACGGCTACGAGGTGGTGCACAACCGCCTTGCCATCGTCGACCCGATCGCCTTCCTGTCGGACAAGATCAACCTGCTGCGCTTCTTCGAGGAGGGGCTGCGCACCGGTCTGCTGCTGCACCCCGACGCGATGCGGCTGGTGAAGGCCAACCTGCACCTCATCGACGAGGACATGCGGCAGGACCGCGAGGCGCAACGCATCTTCATGGACCTGCTGCTCAAGCACGGCAATCCCGAGCGCTCGCTGCGGCGGATGAACGAGCTCGGCGTGCTCGCCGCCTTCATCCCCGAGTTCGAGCCGATCGTGGCGATGATGCAGTTCAACATGTACCACAGCTACACGGTGGACGAGCACACCATCCAGTGCATCGGCAACCTGTCGCAGATCGAGCATGGCGACCTCGTCGAGGACCTGCCCGTCGCCTCGTCGATTCTGCGCGAGGGGGTCAACCGCAAGGTGCTCTACACCGCGCTCCTGCTGCACGACATCGGCAAGGGCCGTGACGAGGACCACGCCGTGCTCGGCGCGCAGATCGCCCGCAAGGTGGCGCCGCGTCTCGGCCTCAGCAAGCAGGAGAGCGCCACGGTCGAATGGCTGGTGCGCTACCACCTGCTGATGTCCGACATGGCGCAGAAGCGCGACATCGCCGACCCGCGCACCGTGCGCGACTTCGCCAAGGCTGTGCAGACGCGCGAGCGGCTCGACCTGCTGACCGTGCTCACCGTCTGCGACATCCGCGGCGTCGGCCCGGACGTGTGGAACAACTGGAAGGCCGCGCTCCTGCGCGCGCTCTACCGCCAGACCCGCCGCGGGCTCGAGGACGGGATGGAGGCGCTCAACCGTGAGAACCGCGGCAACGAGGCCAAGAAGGCCCTGCGCGAGGCGCTCTCGGACTGGGACGCGAAGGAGCTCCGCACCGAGACCGGGCGGCACTACGAATCCTACTGGCAGGGGCTGCATGTCACCGCGCACGAGGTCTTTGCCCGGCTGCTGCGCGACATCAAGGATGACGAGATCAAGATCGACATCCACCCCGACGAGGACCGCGACGCCACCCGCGCCTGCTTTGCCCTGCAGGACCACCCGGGCATCTTCGCCCGGCTCGCCGGCGCGCTGTCGCTGGTCGGGGCCAACGTGGTGGACGCGCGCACCTTCACCTCCAAGGACGGCTATGCCACCGCCGCCTTCTGGATCCAGGACGCCGAGGGCTCGCCCTACGAGGAGGCCCGCCTGCCCCGCCTGCGCGACATGATCCGCAAGACGCTGATGGGCGAGGTCCGCCCGCGCGAGGCGATCGAGCAGCGCGGCCCGCTGAAGAAGCGCGAGCAGGCGTTCAAGGTGCCCACCTCGATCAGCTTCGACAACGAGGGCTCGGACATCTACACGATCATCGAGGTCGACACCCGCGACCGGCCGGGCCTGCTCTACGACCTGACGCGGACCCTGTCCGAGAGCCACGTCTACATCGTCTCGGCGGTGATCGCGACCTATGGCGAGCAGGTGGTCGACACCTTCTACGTCAAGGACATGTTCGGGCTGAAGTACTTCACCCCCTCCAAGCAGAAGATGCTCGAGCGCAAGCTGCGCGCCGCCATCGCGGCCGGAGCCCAGCGCGCCGGGGTGTGA
- a CDS encoding cold-shock protein yields MANGTVKWFNTTKGFGFIAPEGGSKDVFVHISAVERSGLTGLADNQKVTFDIETGRDGRESAVNLALA; encoded by the coding sequence ATGGCAAATGGTACCGTCAAGTGGTTCAACACCACCAAGGGCTTCGGCTTCATCGCACCCGAGGGTGGCTCGAAGGACGTCTTCGTGCACATCTCGGCAGTCGAGCGTTCGGGCCTCACCGGCCTCGCCGACAACCAGAAGGTGACCTTCGACATCGAAACCGGCCGTGACGGCCGCGAGTCGGCAGTGAACCTGGCGCTGGCATAA
- a CDS encoding DEAD/DEAH box helicase translates to MTFDTLGLRPALLARLAEQNLTEPTPIQTQAIPEALAGRDVMGLAQTGTGKTFAFGLPIADALLASQKRCAPKSAQALILAPTRELAAQIHDTLSSVLTGAHLRLTLVVGGNSINVQSRKLEKGTHLLIATPGRLIDLMDRGALKLDQVSHFVLDEADQMLDLGFIHALRRIARDLPSERQTLLFSATMPKQMDEIARAYLNDPVRIQVAPPGKTADKIEQSVIFVETPKRIETLTNLLDDHRDELALVFCRTKHGAEKLSRKLDQAGFAVGAIHGNKSQGQRNRALDSFRKGEMRVLVATDVAARGIDIPDVRHVYNFDLPNVADNYVHRIGRTARAGRDGRAVSFCGVEEMADLRGIEKLIGQQIATLGGERPAEPARQQQRAGGQGRPGGKPGGNAGKPGGQRRSRGGRGRRSGGGGGGGRGKAHASA, encoded by the coding sequence ATGACATTCGACACGCTGGGGCTCCGCCCCGCCCTTCTCGCTCGTCTCGCCGAGCAGAACCTGACCGAGCCGACCCCGATCCAGACGCAAGCCATCCCCGAGGCCCTCGCCGGCCGCGACGTGATGGGCCTTGCCCAGACCGGCACCGGCAAGACCTTCGCCTTCGGCCTGCCGATCGCCGACGCGCTGCTCGCCAGCCAGAAGCGCTGCGCGCCGAAATCGGCGCAGGCGCTGATCCTCGCTCCGACCCGCGAGCTTGCCGCGCAGATCCATGACACGCTGTCCTCGGTGCTCACCGGCGCGCACCTGCGCCTCACGCTGGTGGTCGGCGGCAACTCGATCAACGTGCAGTCGCGCAAGCTCGAAAAGGGCACGCACCTGCTGATCGCCACCCCCGGCCGTCTCATCGACCTGATGGACCGCGGCGCGCTGAAGCTCGACCAGGTGTCGCACTTCGTTCTCGACGAGGCCGACCAGATGCTCGACCTCGGCTTCATCCACGCGCTGCGCCGCATCGCCCGCGACCTGCCGTCCGAGCGCCAGACGCTGCTCTTCTCGGCCACCATGCCCAAGCAGATGGACGAGATCGCCCGCGCCTACCTGAACGATCCCGTGCGCATCCAGGTCGCGCCTCCGGGCAAGACCGCCGACAAGATCGAACAGTCGGTGATCTTCGTCGAGACGCCGAAGCGGATCGAGACCCTGACCAACCTGCTCGACGATCACCGCGACGAGCTGGCGCTGGTCTTCTGCCGCACCAAGCACGGCGCCGAGAAGCTCTCGCGCAAGCTCGACCAGGCCGGTTTCGCCGTCGGCGCGATCCACGGCAACAAGAGCCAGGGCCAGCGCAACCGCGCGCTCGACTCGTTCCGCAAGGGCGAGATGCGCGTGCTCGTGGCCACCGACGTCGCCGCGCGCGGCATCGACATCCCCGACGTGCGCCACGTCTACAACTTCGACCTGCCGAACGTGGCGGACAACTACGTCCACCGCATTGGCCGCACCGCCCGCGCCGGGCGTGACGGCCGCGCCGTCAGCTTCTGCGGCGTCGAGGAGATGGCCGACCTGCGCGGCATCGAGAAGCTGATCGGCCAGCAGATCGCCACGCTCGGCGGCGAGCGCCCGGCCGAGCCCGCACGCCAGCAGCAGCGCGCCGGCGGCCAGGGCCGTCCCGGCGGCAAGCCCGGCGGCAATGCCGGCAAGCCCGGCGGCCAGCGCCGTTCGCGCGGGGGCCGTGGCCGCCGCAGCGGCGGTGGCGGCGGTGGCGGCCGCGGCAAGGCCCACGCCTCGGCCTGA
- a CDS encoding TrkH family potassium uptake protein has protein sequence MSFIYFINGLVCLFFAVLMVPVAILFPDTGATFVMSAALVGMVGGGVSLSTWSDFQEQNRLLGFLLTSSVWVTAAVAGAVPLWMWGLSPVDALFEAMSGITTTGSTVMSGLDQTPRGIIMWRALLQGVGGVGFIVTGIAMLPLLQVGGMQLFRTESSDKGEKELKNAAAFASATLRIYLGLIALCAFVYFLGGMSVFDAVTHAMTTLSTGGYSGYDASFGHFTSPFLQWAGTIFMLLGSLPFAWYLRIALRGAFRSEQVEAMLKSLALVITVMTVWLVLDEGMAPFEAATAVAFNVVSVVTTTGYATTDYTLWGPFAAVAFFILTAVGGCTGSTAGGAKAMRWLLFARALKAKMQTIRAPHAVTAIRYEGARVDDDVMKGVISFMMFYGLTFGTFTVALDFFGLDFETSASGALTALANVGPGVGSIIGPAGNFATLSDPVKLILSFAMYLGRLEMITVYVLLTPLFWREVGDLRRT, from the coding sequence ATGTCCTTCATCTACTTCATCAACGGACTGGTCTGCCTGTTCTTCGCGGTCCTGATGGTGCCGGTGGCGATCCTGTTCCCCGACACCGGCGCGACCTTCGTGATGTCGGCGGCGCTGGTGGGGATGGTCGGCGGCGGCGTGAGCCTGTCCACCTGGTCCGACTTCCAGGAGCAGAACCGGCTGCTGGGCTTCCTGCTGACCTCGTCGGTCTGGGTCACCGCCGCGGTCGCCGGGGCGGTGCCGCTCTGGATGTGGGGGCTGAGCCCGGTGGACGCGCTCTTCGAGGCCATGTCGGGGATCACCACCACCGGCTCGACGGTGATGAGCGGGCTCGACCAGACGCCGCGCGGGATCATCATGTGGCGGGCGCTGCTGCAGGGCGTGGGCGGGGTCGGCTTCATCGTCACCGGCATCGCCATGCTGCCGCTGCTGCAGGTGGGCGGGATGCAGCTCTTCCGCACCGAAAGCTCGGACAAGGGCGAGAAGGAACTGAAGAACGCCGCGGCCTTCGCCTCGGCGACGCTGCGCATCTACCTCGGGCTGATCGCGCTCTGCGCCTTTGTCTACTTCCTTGGCGGGATGAGCGTCTTCGATGCCGTCACCCATGCGATGACCACGCTCTCGACCGGCGGCTACTCGGGCTACGACGCCTCCTTCGGGCATTTCACCAGCCCGTTCCTGCAATGGGCGGGCACGATCTTCATGCTGCTGGGCTCCTTGCCCTTCGCCTGGTACCTGCGCATCGCGCTGCGCGGCGCCTTCCGCTCGGAGCAGGTCGAGGCGATGCTCAAGTCGCTGGCGCTGGTGATCACCGTGATGACCGTCTGGCTGGTGCTCGACGAGGGCATGGCGCCCTTCGAAGCGGCGACGGCGGTGGCCTTCAACGTGGTCTCGGTGGTGACGACGACCGGCTACGCCACCACCGACTACACGCTCTGGGGGCCCTTCGCGGCGGTCGCCTTCTTCATCCTGACCGCGGTGGGCGGCTGCACCGGTTCGACCGCGGGCGGGGCCAAGGCGATGCGCTGGCTGCTGTTCGCGCGGGCGCTCAAGGCCAAGATGCAGACCATCCGCGCACCTCATGCCGTCACCGCGATCCGCTACGAGGGCGCGCGGGTGGACGACGACGTGATGAAGGGCGTGATCAGCTTCATGATGTTCTACGGGCTGACCTTCGGCACCTTCACCGTTGCGCTCGACTTCTTCGGGCTGGATTTCGAGACCTCGGCCAGCGGCGCGCTGACCGCGCTGGCGAATGTCGGCCCGGGGGTCGGCTCGATCATCGGACCGGCGGGGAACTTCGCCACGCTGAGCGATCCGGTGAAGCTGATCCTGTCCTTTGCCATGTATCTCGGGCGGCTCGAGATGATCACCGTCTACGTGCTGCTGACGCCGCTTTTCTGGCGCGAGGTCGGCGACCTGCGGCGCACCTGA